CCTGCGAGGCTGGAAGAGGCGCTGGACCGCTGGCTGCGCGAGGAGACATCGCTGCCCATCCGCCTCGCACAGCTCGAATGGCTGCCCCACGGTCACGCGGCTGGGCTCATGGCCCTCGAGCGCGGCTGGCAGCTCATCCAATCCGGCCGGGCCGAGTTCTGCCTGGCAGGGGGTATCGATTCGTACCTGGAGGCCGAGACCCTGGAGTGGCTCGATGAGCGGGAGCTGCTGAAATCCGCGGCCAACCGCTCGGGCTTCATCCCAGGAGAGGGCGCGGGTTTCTGCCTGTTGGCCTCCGCGAGGATGATCCGCCAGCTCGGCCTGTCCCCACTGGCGTGGATCGCTTCCGCGGCGACCCGGCGGGAGGAACACCCCTTCGGCACCCAGGGCATCAACGTGGGACGAGGCCTCTCCGAGGCCATTGCCAGCGTGACCCGGGTGTTGGGCGAGCCCCCCACCCGGCTGGCGGACACCCTGTACTGCGATCTCAACGGCGAGCCGCATCGTTCCGAGGAGTTCACCTACGCCAGTCTCCGATGCCAGCTGGCTTTCGCGGATCACGCCGATTACGAGACCCCAAGCGACTGCTGGGGAGATGTCGGGGCCGCCACCGGGCCCCTTCTCGCATGTCTGGCCACGGCCTCTGGGCGCAGGCGCTATGCTCGGGGACCGCGGCCGCTGTTGTGGGCCAGTTCGTATGGGGGGGAGCGCTCCGCCGTTCTCCTCCACCTCGACAACATCGCGGAAAGGGAGATGCCAGCATGGGCACGGTCTCGGTCAACCCCCCCAGGACACCCGTGACGGAAGGCAGCGACGGCAAGGCCCCCGCCACGCTGCCCAACATCTGCAAGATGCCGGGGCCCCCAGCGCCCTTCGTCCCCGCGCCACTGCCCAACGTGGGCACCTCTGGAGACAAGCTCAACAAGGCCACCAAGAAGGTCTTCATCGAGGGCAAGAAGATCGCCATCAAGGGTTCCTACTTCATGAGTACGGGCGACTTGCCCAGCAAGCCCCAGGGTGGGGGGCTCATTTCCGGCCAGACCCATGGCAAGACCGAGTGGGTGGCTCCTGGCTCCATGGACACCAAGGCCGAGGGCAAGAACATCCAGTTGCTGGGCGATGCCATGACCAACAACGGCGGCAGCCCGGCCAACTCGGGGACACTCCCCGGCGAGGTCCAATCCACCGCCACCGCCATCCCCACGGCCGAGGAAAAGCTGCAGGAGATCGCCTGCAAGTGCGACAAGCAGGTGAAGGCCCACAAGCAGAGCACGTGCATCGAGCTGGGCAACAAGAAGCACGAGTGCTGCGAGAAGGAGCTGGCCCAGCACAAGAACAGCGGAAAGCCCCCCAGGCTGCGAGGGGAACGCGGCTATGACACGCGGAGCAGCCCGCCCCAGCGGCTCCACACGACACGCATGAAGATCGAGCAGCAGATCTCGAGAGATGTCAGGGAGGGGGGCATGTTCGCCGGTGCCTCCGAGCGGACCCTTGGGGGGATCATCTGGAGCAAGCTGCGGCGGAAGCTGCGGGGCACGTGCTGGCCGGATGCCTGCACCCTGGATGACCAGGGCAACCCCTCCCAATTCTTCGACTTCAAGTTCCAGTGCCCGGCCGGCACGCGCATCCGCCGCAAGAGAGGTGGCGGGTGGGTCCTATCTGGTGGCACCACTTCCACCGACTGGGGGAAGGGGCAGAGGGAAAAATACGAGGCCCTCAGCCGAGCACTTGGAATCGACCCGCGTCAGCATCCGCCCACGATCATCAGCAGCGAACTCTGCCCTTGAAGCATGACTC
The sequence above is drawn from the Archangium gephyra genome and encodes:
- a CDS encoding beta-ketoacyl synthase N-terminal-like domain-containing protein; this translates as MSAQVGIIGLGARTPVGVKAPHAAAAVRAGICRYGDHPFMIDKRGQPMKVARDGLLPPELGGSKRFQALASSALGESLSPLAPHASARWTLPAVVALPASRPGLPARLEEALDRWLREETSLPIRLAQLEWLPHGHAAGLMALERGWQLIQSGRAEFCLAGGIDSYLEAETLEWLDERELLKSAANRSGFIPGEGAGFCLLASARMIRQLGLSPLAWIASAATRREEHPFGTQGINVGRGLSEAIASVTRVLGEPPTRLADTLYCDLNGEPHRSEEFTYASLRCQLAFADHADYETPSDCWGDVGAATGPLLACLATASGRRRYARGPRPLLWASSYGGERSAVLLHLDNIAEREMPAWARSRSTPPGHP
- a CDS encoding PAAR-like domain-containing protein, whose amino-acid sequence is MGTVSVNPPRTPVTEGSDGKAPATLPNICKMPGPPAPFVPAPLPNVGTSGDKLNKATKKVFIEGKKIAIKGSYFMSTGDLPSKPQGGGLISGQTHGKTEWVAPGSMDTKAEGKNIQLLGDAMTNNGGSPANSGTLPGEVQSTATAIPTAEEKLQEIACKCDKQVKAHKQSTCIELGNKKHECCEKELAQHKNSGKPPRLRGERGYDTRSSPPQRLHTTRMKIEQQISRDVREGGMFAGASERTLGGIIWSKLRRKLRGTCWPDACTLDDQGNPSQFFDFKFQCPAGTRIRRKRGGGWVLSGGTTSTDWGKGQREKYEALSRALGIDPRQHPPTIISSELCP